The stretch of DNA TATAAAAATATTCTTCGCTTTCACATCTTTATCTAACGTTTTTGTTTTCCCATTTTTCTAACTTTTATATTTTAAAATGTTATCATTAGCTGCTATAAAAAAATAATTAAAGATAGCTCCTATTAATGAATCCTTTTTCTATTCAAATAAAACTTAAATAAAGCAGCGTTATAATAATCTAATGAATAAATAATAGGCAAACTTGAATAATCATAAACAGTTTGCTTTAATAATAAAAATAAAATATCTTCACTTATTTTCAAATTTTTAGCTTCTTTTTTATCGAAAAAAAACGGCTGAATTTCCGCTAAAGCACCATTTATGGTTATTCCTAAATCCTCTTCAAAATATTTGATCATAGATTCTTTTGGAAAAAATTTTGGTATATTCTCTTTGAAAATTTTTATTGGAACTGAACTTATAGAATACACGGCAAACTCTTTATTCGCGTATCTCTTGCGATAGTAAGTAACAATTTTTTCACCTTCTTTAAGATCTAACTTTTCTTTTATTTCTTTAGTTGGTTCTGTAATTTCTACTTTTATGTATTCGGTGCTTGGTTCATAATTAAGATTTTCGATAACCTCTGTGACACCACCTAAATTTTCCAATCCGCTTTCCATCTTTAATGGCTTTTTTCTTAAAAAAGTTCCCTTTC from Petrotoga sp. 9PWA.NaAc.5.4 encodes:
- a CDS encoding GntR family transcriptional regulator, with translation MADFLERRRSPLSVIVKEKIIEYIEQKNLKPGEKLPSETDFVNIFNVSRVTLREAIAQLSQEGIVCKKQGKGTFLRKKPLKMESGLENLGGVTEVIENLNYEPSTEYIKVEITEPTKEIKEKLDLKEGEKIVTYYRKRYANKEFAVYSISSVPIKIFKENIPKFFPKESMIKYFEEDLGITINGALAEIQPFFFDKKEAKNLKISEDILFLLLKQTVYDYSSLPIIYSLDYYNAALFKFYLNRKRIH